Proteins from a single region of Salipiger sp. H15:
- a CDS encoding ABC transporter permease yields MAFFLAQFLTGLANAAALFLVASGLSLIFGVTRIVNFAHGSFYMLGAFIGVTLMDILPGAVGFWGAILLTGLAVGLIGALVEMVILRRIYRAPELFQLVATFGVILVIQDLALMTWGAEDRLGPRAPGLRGVWRIFGEPVPKYDIVLIAITPFILLALWYLITRTRLGILVRAATQDREMVGALGVNQAWLFTGVFALGSALAGWGGALQLPKGGADLLMDFNIIGAVFVVVVIGGMGSLPGAFIASVLISVLNVFGVTYLPQSTLVLMFVVMALVLIVRPYGLLGREEVAGEHGQVGAPETPIRPYGPIGVALTAALLLVLAALPALAEPFVLTLVIDITVFALFAASLHFILGTGGMVSFGHAAFFGGGAYAAALLVFHTGTPMELAFLFAPLAAGLLALGIGWFCIRLSGVYFAMLTLAFSQLVWSLAFQWRALTRGDDGLINIWPADWLNATVPYYYFTLALGVGGILTLRHVIHSPFGYALRAGRDSPRQAEAMGIDVKRVQLAAFALAGMMAGLAGGLFVFAKGSVFPTELEIAKSFDALIVVFLGGVKTLAGGVVGASFMTAVEHWLTRLEYWRLLLGLVILAVVILMPEGIVGTLRSLARRLRPTDGERLR; encoded by the coding sequence ATGGCCTTCTTCCTCGCCCAGTTCCTCACCGGCCTTGCCAACGCGGCGGCGCTCTTTCTCGTCGCCTCGGGCCTGTCGCTGATCTTCGGGGTCACCCGGATCGTCAACTTCGCGCATGGCTCGTTCTACATGCTCGGCGCCTTCATCGGCGTGACGCTGATGGACATCCTGCCCGGCGCGGTGGGCTTCTGGGGCGCCATCCTGCTGACCGGGCTCGCGGTGGGGCTGATCGGCGCGCTGGTCGAGATGGTGATCCTGCGCCGCATCTACCGCGCGCCGGAGCTTTTCCAGCTGGTCGCCACCTTCGGGGTGATCCTCGTCATCCAGGATCTCGCGCTGATGACCTGGGGCGCCGAGGACCGGCTGGGACCGCGCGCGCCGGGGCTGCGCGGGGTCTGGCGCATCTTCGGCGAGCCGGTGCCAAAGTACGACATCGTGCTCATCGCGATCACGCCTTTCATCCTCCTTGCGCTCTGGTACCTCATCACCCGCACGAGGCTCGGCATCCTCGTGCGCGCCGCGACGCAGGACCGCGAGATGGTCGGCGCGCTCGGCGTCAACCAGGCCTGGCTCTTCACCGGGGTCTTCGCGCTCGGCTCGGCGCTGGCGGGCTGGGGCGGCGCGCTGCAGCTGCCGAAGGGCGGCGCGGACCTTCTGATGGATTTCAACATCATCGGCGCGGTCTTCGTGGTGGTGGTGATCGGCGGCATGGGAAGCCTGCCCGGCGCCTTCATCGCCTCGGTGCTGATCTCGGTGCTGAACGTCTTCGGCGTGACCTACCTGCCGCAATCGACGCTGGTGCTGATGTTCGTGGTCATGGCGCTGGTGCTGATCGTCCGCCCCTACGGCCTGCTCGGCCGCGAGGAGGTGGCGGGCGAGCACGGGCAGGTCGGCGCGCCCGAGACACCCATCCGCCCCTACGGCCCGATCGGCGTGGCGCTCACCGCCGCGCTGCTGCTGGTGCTCGCCGCCCTGCCCGCCCTTGCCGAGCCCTTCGTGCTGACGCTGGTCATCGACATCACCGTCTTCGCGCTCTTCGCCGCCTCGCTGCATTTCATCCTCGGCACCGGCGGGATGGTGAGCTTCGGCCATGCCGCCTTCTTCGGCGGCGGCGCCTATGCGGCGGCGCTGCTGGTCTTCCACACCGGCACGCCGATGGAACTGGCCTTCCTCTTCGCCCCGCTCGCCGCCGGGCTGCTGGCGCTGGGGATCGGCTGGTTCTGCATCCGCCTCTCGGGGGTCTATTTCGCCATGCTGACCCTCGCCTTCAGCCAGCTGGTCTGGTCGCTGGCCTTCCAGTGGCGGGCTCTGACCCGCGGCGATGACGGGCTGATCAACATCTGGCCGGCGGACTGGCTGAATGCCACGGTGCCCTATTACTACTTCACGCTGGCGCTCGGGGTCGGCGGCATCCTCACGCTGCGCCATGTCATCCACTCGCCCTTCGGCTACGCGCTGCGCGCCGGGCGCGACAGCCCGCGGCAGGCCGAGGCGATGGGGATCGACGTCAAGCGCGTGCAGCTTGCCGCCTTCGCGCTGGCGGGGATGATGGCGGGGCTCGCGGGCGGGCTCTTCGTCTTTGCCAAGGGCTCGGTCTTCCCCACCGAGCTCGAGATCGCCAAGAGTTTCGACGCGCTGATCGTGGTCTTCCTCGGCGGGGTGAAGACGCTGGCGGGCGGCGTGGTCGGCGCCAGCTTCATGACCGCGGTAGAGCACTGGCTCACCCGGCTCGAGTACTGGCGGCTGCTGCTCGGGCTGGTGATCCTCGCGGTGGTCATCCTGATGCCCGAGGGCATCGTCGGCACGCTGCGCAGCCTCGCGCGGCGCCTGCGCCCAACGGACGGGGAGCGCCTCCGATGA
- a CDS encoding endonuclease/exonuclease/phosphatase family protein encodes MRIMSLNGWGGTLHAPLLTYLAAEAPEVLCLQEVIHSPETDKADLIYRDGDHVLPQRANLFAEVAAALPEHVAIFCPAAQGMLWDGETPVPSRWGLATFVHHALPVIGQAQGFVHKGYAPDGFGEHPRSRNGHAVRVFDHAQGRAVSIAQMHGLRDLRGKLDTPERAVQARRFLTLLEQVAEPGDLRVACGDFNVEPGSATLQLLEEAGMTELVTARGFDGTRSAQYAKPGKFADYMLVSALDAVRGFDVVRVPEVSDHCPLVMEL; translated from the coding sequence ATGCGCATCATGTCTCTGAACGGCTGGGGCGGCACGCTGCACGCGCCGCTGCTGACCTATCTCGCTGCGGAGGCGCCCGAGGTGCTCTGCCTGCAGGAGGTGATCCACAGCCCCGAGACCGACAAGGCGGACCTGATCTACCGCGACGGCGACCACGTGCTGCCGCAGCGCGCCAACCTCTTCGCCGAGGTGGCGGCGGCCCTGCCGGAGCATGTGGCGATCTTCTGCCCGGCGGCGCAGGGGATGCTCTGGGATGGCGAGACGCCGGTGCCCTCGCGCTGGGGGCTGGCGACCTTCGTGCACCACGCGCTGCCGGTCATCGGGCAGGCGCAGGGCTTCGTGCACAAGGGCTATGCGCCGGACGGCTTCGGCGAACATCCGCGCTCGCGCAATGGCCACGCGGTGCGGGTCTTCGACCATGCGCAGGGGCGGGCGGTCAGCATCGCGCAGATGCACGGGCTGCGCGACCTGCGCGGCAAGCTCGACACGCCCGAGCGCGCGGTGCAGGCGCGGCGCTTCCTCACCCTGCTCGAACAGGTGGCCGAACCGGGCGACCTGCGCGTCGCCTGCGGGGATTTCAACGTCGAGCCGGGCAGCGCCACGCTGCAGCTGCTGGAGGAGGCGGGGATGACCGAGCTCGTCACCGCGCGCGGTTTCGACGGCACGCGCAGCGCGCAGTATGCCAAGCCCGGCAAGTTCGCGGATTACATGCTGGTGAGCGCGCTGGACGCGGTGCGCGGCTTCGACGTGGTGCGCGTACCGGAAGTGTCGGACCACTGCCCGCTGGTGATGGAGCTCTAG
- a CDS encoding efflux RND transporter periplasmic adaptor subunit: MASSRTPRTVRVLAAALALTLSQAPQLLAQDAPQGAAAAREVGVITLAPTDVPYSVTLPGRSTAFEEVAIRPRVSGVISEILYEPGSDVKKGTVLFRIDGDTYQADVDAAEADVAGAEAALRSAETTLARYQKLVGTGVTAADVDTAEVAVMQAKATLSAAQAARELANLDLERTEITSPIDGIAVLPEVSVGDLVTANQEGELTTVTRIDPIYVDVQESITRVQQTRERLAKGSLTRGERIEAELELENGAMFEGQGTFVSPPVSVSTTTGTSVIRLRFDNPRRGILPGQFLRVKLTFGTTSSILVPQGATSRASDGTLTAFVLVDGKAEKRTLSSQGSYDNAWIVTEGVEAGERLIVDGLRNLQNGAAVSPVDVVISDTGVVTRTDGTSDSFGGAPAPGAAAGNEG; the protein is encoded by the coding sequence ATGGCGTCTAGCCGCACCCCCCGGACCGTCCGCGTCCTTGCCGCAGCGCTCGCGCTCACCCTCTCACAGGCCCCGCAGCTGCTGGCACAGGACGCGCCGCAGGGCGCGGCCGCCGCGCGCGAGGTGGGGGTGATCACGCTTGCGCCGACCGATGTGCCCTATTCGGTGACCCTGCCGGGCCGTTCCACCGCCTTCGAGGAGGTGGCAATCCGGCCGCGCGTCTCGGGGGTGATCTCGGAGATCCTCTACGAGCCGGGCAGCGATGTTAAGAAGGGCACTGTGCTCTTCCGCATCGACGGCGACACCTATCAGGCCGACGTCGATGCCGCCGAGGCCGACGTCGCCGGGGCCGAGGCCGCGCTGCGCAGCGCCGAGACGACGCTCGCGCGCTACCAGAAGCTGGTCGGCACCGGCGTCACGGCCGCCGACGTCGATACCGCCGAGGTGGCGGTGATGCAGGCCAAGGCGACGCTGAGCGCGGCGCAGGCGGCGCGCGAGCTGGCCAATCTCGACCTCGAGCGCACCGAGATCACCAGCCCGATCGACGGCATCGCCGTGCTGCCCGAGGTCTCGGTCGGCGATCTCGTCACCGCCAACCAGGAGGGCGAGCTGACCACGGTGACGCGGATCGACCCGATCTACGTCGACGTGCAGGAATCCATCACCCGCGTGCAGCAGACCCGCGAGCGGCTCGCCAAGGGCTCGCTCACCCGGGGCGAGCGGATCGAGGCCGAGCTCGAGCTCGAGAACGGCGCGATGTTCGAGGGGCAGGGCACGTTCGTCTCGCCCCCGGTCAGCGTCTCGACCACCACCGGCACCTCGGTGATCCGGCTGCGCTTCGACAACCCGCGCCGCGGCATCCTGCCGGGGCAGTTCCTGCGGGTGAAGCTGACCTTCGGCACGACGAGCTCGATCCTCGTGCCGCAGGGCGCCACCTCGCGCGCCTCGGACGGCACGCTGACCGCCTTCGTCCTCGTGGACGGCAAGGCCGAGAAGCGCACGCTCTCCTCGCAGGGCAGCTACGACAACGCATGGATCGTCACCGAGGGTGTCGAGGCGGGCGAGCGGCTCATCGTCGACGGTCTGCGCAACCTGCAGAACGGTGCGGCGGTTAGCCCGGTGGACGTGGTGATCTCGGACACCGGGGTGGTCACCCGGACCGACGGCACGAGTGACAGTTTCGGCGGGGCTCCGGCACCGGGCGCGGCGGCGGGCAACGAGGGCTGA
- a CDS encoding OpgC domain-containing protein, whose product MPQPEHKLVSFPGAKSAQARRPRDLRIDALRGLALVMIFVDHVPGNPYEYLTIRNFAHSDAAEAFFIMSGLAAALAYSGKLSAEARAEHGLLNGVLPMWKRAWTLYRAHILMTVWAIGIFAAAAGIYNVPELLEQINLRQVFNNTGEAVFGIAALTHQLGYVNILPAYSVLLFFAPAMLLLGLWKPKALLWTALGVWMVAGLWRLNLPNFPNPGGWFFNPIAWELLFAIGMLTGLAMRRGERFVPVSRPLFWASVGYCVMVVAWKFIPEFGAVINHQMARLYQAGIPFHLTTHDKTFVALPRLLNILALAYIVSCLPSVTRACASKGAAPLRLLGQQGLLVFCTGTIVALAFQGLMAGNPEAVWMGWCLPPLGVAIMLVVAWIAQARKPAAREAKQAAAGGIVAKTAQRRVG is encoded by the coding sequence ATGCCGCAGCCTGAACACAAACTCGTTTCCTTCCCGGGCGCCAAGTCGGCCCAGGCGCGCCGTCCGCGCGACCTGCGCATCGACGCGCTGCGCGGGCTGGCGCTGGTGATGATCTTCGTCGACCACGTGCCGGGGAATCCCTACGAGTACCTGACGATCCGGAACTTCGCGCATTCCGATGCGGCCGAGGCGTTCTTCATCATGTCGGGCCTCGCCGCGGCGCTGGCCTATTCGGGCAAGCTCTCGGCCGAGGCGCGGGCAGAGCACGGGCTGCTGAACGGCGTGCTGCCGATGTGGAAGCGCGCCTGGACGCTCTACCGCGCGCATATCCTGATGACGGTCTGGGCGATCGGCATCTTCGCGGCGGCGGCGGGCATCTACAACGTGCCCGAGCTGCTCGAGCAGATCAACCTGCGGCAGGTGTTCAACAACACCGGCGAGGCGGTCTTCGGGATCGCGGCGCTGACCCACCAGCTGGGCTACGTGAACATCCTGCCGGCCTATTCGGTGCTGCTGTTCTTCGCGCCCGCCATGCTGCTGCTGGGTTTGTGGAAACCCAAGGCGCTGCTCTGGACCGCGCTTGGGGTGTGGATGGTGGCCGGGCTCTGGCGGCTCAACCTGCCGAACTTCCCCAACCCGGGCGGTTGGTTCTTCAACCCGATCGCCTGGGAGCTGCTCTTCGCCATCGGCATGCTCACCGGCCTGGCCATGCGCCGCGGCGAGCGTTTCGTGCCGGTCTCGCGCCCGCTCTTCTGGGCGAGCGTCGGCTACTGCGTGATGGTGGTGGCGTGGAAGTTCATCCCCGAGTTCGGCGCGGTGATCAACCACCAGATGGCGCGGCTCTACCAGGCCGGCATCCCGTTCCACCTGACCACCCATGACAAGACCTTCGTGGCGCTGCCGCGGCTGCTCAACATCCTGGCGCTGGCCTACATCGTGTCCTGCCTGCCGTCGGTGACGCGGGCCTGCGCCAGCAAGGGCGCGGCGCCGCTGCGGCTGCTGGGCCAGCAGGGCCTGCTGGTCTTCTGCACCGGCACGATCGTCGCGCTGGCCTTCCAGGGGCTGATGGCGGGCAATCCGGAGGCGGTCTGGATGGGCTGGTGCCTGCCGCCGCTCGGGGTCGCGATCATGCTGGTCGTGGCCTGGATCGCCCAGGCCCGAAAGCCCGCGGCGCGCGAGGCTAAGCAGGCGGCAGCCGGCGGCATCGTCGCCAAGACGGCGCAGCGCCGGGTGGGCTGA
- a CDS encoding MarR family transcriptional regulator, which translates to MAEIPKARTSEDHGYLLDEQVGFLLRKAYQRSCTLFAERVEARLTPTQFAVMHRLAEVGPMSQNLLGRSVAMDAATTKGVVDRLTARGLLRTERDPCDRRRHLVSLTAEGVAMVDTATDAAIEVSADTLDPLSRREQETLIRLLGKIA; encoded by the coding sequence TTGGCCGAGATACCGAAAGCCCGCACCAGCGAAGACCATGGCTACCTGCTCGACGAGCAGGTCGGCTTCCTGCTCCGCAAGGCCTACCAGCGCAGCTGCACCCTCTTCGCCGAGCGCGTCGAGGCGCGGCTGACCCCGACGCAGTTCGCGGTGATGCACCGCCTCGCCGAGGTGGGGCCGATGTCGCAGAACCTGCTGGGCCGGTCGGTGGCCATGGACGCGGCGACGACCAAAGGCGTGGTCGACCGGCTGACCGCGCGGGGCCTGCTGCGCACCGAGCGCGATCCCTGCGACCGGCGGCGGCACCTCGTCTCGCTCACCGCCGAGGGGGTGGCGATGGTCGACACGGCGACGGATGCGGCGATCGAGGTCAGCGCCGACACGCTGGACCCGCTGAGCAGGCGCGAGCAGGAAACGCTGATCCGGCTGCTCGGCAAGATCGCCTGA
- a CDS encoding ABC transporter ATP-binding protein, giving the protein MLEVSAIHSFYGKAHILDGLRFSVARGEVVALLGRNGAGKTTTMKSVMQLVQPRQGSVRFEGRELVGLPAYRVAKAGIGYVPENRRVFSDLTVFENLEVGRQPRREGAPHWTVEQLFELFPNLAERRNNRGKHMSGGEQQMLTIARTLMGNPALLLLDEPSEGIAPVIVEQMARSILRLKAEGLTVLISEQNLHFARAVADRAIILEAGRKKFDGSFEALENQPEIRDAYLSV; this is encoded by the coding sequence ATGCTTGAGGTCTCGGCGATCCACAGCTTCTACGGCAAGGCGCATATCCTTGACGGGCTCAGATTCTCGGTCGCGCGGGGCGAGGTGGTGGCGCTGCTCGGGCGCAACGGCGCGGGCAAGACCACCACGATGAAATCGGTGATGCAGCTGGTGCAGCCCCGGCAGGGCTCGGTGCGCTTCGAGGGGCGCGAGTTGGTCGGCCTGCCGGCCTACCGCGTCGCCAAGGCCGGGATCGGCTACGTGCCCGAGAACCGGCGGGTGTTCAGCGACCTGACGGTGTTCGAAAACCTCGAGGTCGGCCGCCAGCCCCGGCGCGAGGGCGCACCGCATTGGACGGTCGAGCAGCTTTTCGAGCTTTTCCCCAACCTCGCCGAGCGCAGGAACAACCGCGGCAAGCACATGTCGGGCGGCGAGCAGCAGATGCTCACCATCGCCCGGACGCTGATGGGCAACCCCGCGCTCCTGCTGCTGGACGAGCCTTCCGAGGGCATCGCGCCGGTGATTGTCGAGCAGATGGCGCGCAGCATCCTCCGGCTCAAGGCCGAGGGGCTGACCGTGCTGATCTCGGAACAGAACCTGCATTTCGCCCGCGCCGTCGCCGACCGGGCGATCATCCTCGAGGCCGGGCGCAAGAAGTTCGACGGCAGTTTCGAGGCGCTCGAAAATCAACCGGAAATCCGGGACGCCTACCTCTCGGTCTGA
- a CDS encoding ABC transporter ATP-binding protein — protein sequence MTDILRAENLRKSYDGFVAVNGVSFSVRQGEMKALIGPNGAGKSTCFNMLTGQLKPSAGEVYLSGARITGRPPREIWRMGVGRTFQITGTYQSMSVIENVQMALISHHRRIFSFGARAWKLYRGEALDFLRTVSLEDQADRPCSVLAYGDLKRLELAIALCHRPRLLLMDEPTAGMAPSARIGLMQLVADIVKEQGLSVLFTEHDMDVVFAHAHHIMVLNRGELIADGSADEVRSDPRVQEVYLGGGTLFGETHHA from the coding sequence ATGACCGATATCCTGCGCGCCGAAAACCTGCGCAAGAGCTACGACGGCTTCGTCGCCGTGAACGGCGTCAGCTTCTCGGTCCGGCAGGGCGAAATGAAGGCGCTCATCGGCCCCAACGGCGCGGGCAAGTCGACCTGCTTCAACATGCTCACCGGCCAGCTGAAGCCCAGCGCGGGCGAGGTCTACCTGAGCGGCGCGCGGATCACCGGCAGGCCCCCGCGCGAGATCTGGCGCATGGGCGTCGGGCGGACCTTCCAGATCACCGGCACCTACCAATCGATGAGCGTGATCGAGAACGTGCAGATGGCGCTGATCAGCCACCACCGCCGCATCTTTTCCTTCGGCGCGCGGGCGTGGAAGCTCTACCGCGGCGAGGCGCTGGATTTCCTGCGCACCGTCTCGCTCGAGGATCAGGCGGACCGGCCCTGCTCGGTGCTGGCCTATGGCGATCTCAAGCGGCTGGAGCTGGCGATCGCGCTCTGCCACCGCCCGCGCCTGCTGCTGATGGACGAGCCGACGGCGGGCATGGCCCCCTCGGCGCGGATCGGGCTGATGCAGCTGGTGGCGGACATCGTGAAGGAACAGGGCCTGTCGGTGCTTTTCACCGAGCATGACATGGACGTGGTCTTTGCCCATGCGCATCACATCATGGTGCTGAACCGAGGCGAGCTGATCGCCGATGGCAGCGCCGACGAGGTGCGCAGCGATCCCCGCGTGCAGGAGGTCTACCTCGGCGGCGGCACGCTCTTCGGGGAGACGCACCATGCTTGA
- a CDS encoding multidrug efflux RND transporter permease subunit: MGNFFIARPVFAWVLAILTMLAGALAVVTLPVSQYPDIAPTTVRVSATYTGATAEAVQNSVTREIEDAMTGLEGMLYMTSSSSKGSASIEITFDESVDPVDAQNEVQSKVSQVESRLPTSVQSQGVRVSRSSSSILMVGALVDTTGTYSTVELGDIMSTTVEGPIERTEGVGGVQSFGSGYAMRIWLDPLSLARYQLTASDVVSAVSAQNSTVSVGSLGEQPTTRGQQFTATITAQSQLTTVDEFDSILLRSSEEGGVVRLGDVARVEIGQEEYGGDSRFNGLNSSGFGVNLETGANAVDTAAAVRAQLDKLSAALPEGVEFRTAYDTSPFVELSIEQVYHTLFEAVVLVLAVLLVFLQSWRATLVPLIAVPVVLLGTFGVLMVAGYSINTLTMFAMVLAIGLLVDDAIVVVENVERLMDEEKLSAYEATKRSMSQITSALVGINVVLAAVFLPMAFFGGSTGVIYRQFSITMVAAMAISLIMAIILSPPMSARLLRPAHGPAKFPPARWFNTGLARVTEGYGRAVDWSLKMPALVLIVLAAALGGAWMVNERLTSSFIPAEDQGVLMTMINLTEGATTQQTLATLEQVEDYLLNQEGEAVESTFASLGFGFGGSGQNQAMVFVKLRDFAVREGHPELSASAVAARATAAFASSRAGQIMVMQPPAIRGLGNTGGFSFYLVDQAGNGIEALQDAADNLEALAAARPEIANVRVSGTEDESALRISIDREKAESFGLTLSEINSMLSVIFSGSEVNDFILGSELRPVIVQADAQHRMQPEDIMDWYAKNSDGEMVPFSAFMKTEWEPVAPKLQRYSATQAIEVSGSPSADVSSGVAMEVMQELVEGMDGGYGLAWTGLSYQEQQSGAQAPLLYAISGLVVFLALAALYESWAIPFSVMLSVPVGLFGALLAAYWFGQSNDVYFKVGILTTIGLAARNAILIVEFAEDLRRQGRTIAQAAREAAQLRLRPILMTALTFILGVVPLATASGAGAAAQNAIGTGVIGGMLASTVIGIFLVPGFYVLVMRLVHKVKGGKAAA; the protein is encoded by the coding sequence ATGGGCAATTTCTTCATCGCGCGCCCGGTCTTCGCCTGGGTGCTGGCGATCCTCACCATGCTGGCGGGCGCGCTGGCGGTGGTCACGCTGCCGGTCAGCCAGTATCCCGACATCGCCCCCACCACGGTGCGCGTCTCGGCCACCTATACCGGCGCCACCGCCGAGGCGGTGCAGAACTCGGTGACACGCGAGATCGAGGACGCGATGACCGGGCTGGAGGGCATGCTCTACATGACCTCGAGTTCCTCCAAGGGCTCCGCCTCGATCGAGATCACCTTCGACGAGAGCGTCGATCCGGTGGATGCGCAGAACGAGGTGCAATCCAAGGTCAGCCAGGTCGAAAGCCGCCTGCCGACCTCGGTGCAGAGCCAGGGCGTGCGGGTCTCGCGCTCGTCCTCGTCGATCCTGATGGTCGGCGCGCTGGTCGACACCACCGGCACCTACAGCACGGTCGAGCTGGGCGACATCATGTCGACCACGGTGGAAGGGCCGATCGAGCGCACCGAGGGTGTGGGCGGCGTGCAGAGCTTCGGCTCGGGCTATGCCATGCGCATCTGGCTCGATCCGTTGTCGCTGGCGCGCTACCAGCTCACCGCCTCGGACGTGGTGAGCGCGGTCTCGGCGCAGAACTCCACCGTCTCGGTCGGCTCTCTGGGTGAGCAGCCCACCACCAGGGGTCAGCAGTTCACCGCGACGATCACCGCGCAGAGCCAGCTGACCACCGTGGACGAGTTCGACTCGATCCTGCTGCGCTCGTCCGAAGAGGGCGGCGTGGTGCGGCTCGGCGACGTGGCGCGGGTCGAGATCGGGCAGGAGGAGTACGGCGGGGACTCGCGGTTCAACGGGCTCAATTCCTCGGGCTTCGGGGTCAACCTAGAGACCGGGGCCAATGCCGTCGACACCGCCGCCGCCGTCCGGGCGCAGCTCGACAAGCTGAGCGCCGCGCTGCCCGAGGGGGTGGAGTTCCGCACCGCCTACGACACCTCGCCCTTCGTCGAGCTGTCGATCGAGCAGGTCTATCACACGCTCTTCGAGGCGGTGGTGCTGGTGCTCGCCGTGCTGCTGGTCTTCCTGCAGAGCTGGCGCGCCACGCTGGTGCCGCTCATCGCCGTGCCGGTCGTGCTGCTGGGCACATTCGGCGTGCTGATGGTGGCGGGCTACTCGATCAATACGCTGACCATGTTCGCCATGGTGCTTGCGATCGGTCTCCTGGTCGACGACGCCATCGTGGTGGTCGAGAACGTCGAGCGCCTGATGGACGAGGAAAAGCTCTCGGCCTACGAGGCGACGAAACGCTCGATGAGCCAGATCACCAGCGCGCTCGTCGGGATCAACGTGGTGCTGGCGGCGGTGTTCCTGCCCATGGCCTTCTTCGGCGGCTCCACCGGGGTGATCTACCGGCAGTTCTCGATCACCATGGTCGCGGCCATGGCGATCTCGCTCATCATGGCGATCATCCTCTCGCCGCCCATGTCGGCCCGGCTGCTGCGGCCCGCGCACGGCCCGGCGAAATTCCCGCCGGCGCGCTGGTTCAACACCGGGCTTGCGAGGGTCACCGAGGGCTACGGCCGCGCGGTGGACTGGTCGCTGAAGATGCCCGCGCTGGTGCTGATCGTGCTGGCGGCGGCGCTTGGCGGGGCGTGGATGGTCAACGAGCGGCTGACCTCCTCGTTCATCCCGGCCGAGGACCAGGGCGTGTTGATGACCATGATCAACCTCACCGAGGGCGCAACCACGCAGCAGACGCTGGCGACGCTCGAGCAGGTCGAGGACTACCTGCTGAACCAGGAGGGCGAGGCGGTCGAGAGCACCTTCGCCTCGCTCGGCTTCGGCTTCGGCGGCTCGGGGCAGAACCAGGCCATGGTCTTCGTCAAGCTGCGCGACTTCGCGGTGCGCGAGGGCCATCCCGAGCTGTCCGCCAGCGCCGTCGCGGCGCGGGCCACCGCCGCCTTTGCGTCGAGCCGGGCCGGGCAGATCATGGTGATGCAGCCCCCCGCCATCCGCGGCCTCGGCAACACCGGCGGCTTCTCGTTCTACCTCGTCGACCAGGCGGGCAACGGCATCGAGGCGCTGCAGGACGCGGCGGACAATCTCGAGGCGCTGGCCGCTGCCCGTCCCGAGATCGCCAACGTCCGCGTCTCGGGCACCGAGGACGAGAGCGCGCTGCGCATCTCCATCGACCGCGAGAAGGCCGAGAGCTTCGGGCTCACCCTGTCGGAGATCAACTCCATGCTCTCGGTGATCTTCTCGGGCAGCGAGGTGAACGACTTCATCCTCGGCTCCGAGCTGCGCCCGGTGATCGTGCAGGCCGACGCGCAGCATCGCATGCAGCCCGAGGACATCATGGACTGGTACGCCAAGAACTCGGACGGCGAGATGGTGCCCTTCTCGGCCTTCATGAAGACCGAGTGGGAGCCGGTGGCGCCGAAGCTGCAGCGCTACTCGGCGACGCAGGCGATCGAGGTCTCGGGCTCGCCGAGCGCAGACGTCAGCTCGGGCGTGGCGATGGAGGTCATGCAGGAACTGGTCGAGGGCATGGACGGGGGCTACGGCCTTGCCTGGACGGGGCTCTCGTACCAGGAGCAGCAGTCGGGCGCGCAGGCGCCGCTGCTCTATGCCATCTCCGGCCTCGTGGTCTTCCTCGCGCTGGCGGCGCTCTACGAAAGCTGGGCGATCCCCTTCTCGGTGATGCTGTCGGTGCCCGTCGGCCTCTTCGGCGCGCTTCTGGCGGCCTACTGGTTCGGCCAGTCGAACGACGTCTACTTCAAGGTGGGGATCCTGACGACCATCGGCCTTGCGGCGCGCAACGCGATCCTGATCGTCGAGTTCGCCGAGGACCTGAGGCGGCAGGGCCGAACCATCGCGCAGGCCGCCAGGGAAGCGGCGCAGCTGCGCCTGCGGCCGATCCTGATGACCGCGCTGACCTTCATCCTCGGCGTGGTGCCGCTGGCCACCGCCAGCGGAGCGGGGGCAGCGGCGCAGAACGCCATCGGCACCGGGGTGATCGGCGGGATGCTGGCCTCGACGGTGATCGGCATCTTCCTCGTGCCGGGCTTCTACGTGCTGGTCATGCGGCTGGTGCACAAGGTGAAGGGCGGCAAGGCGGCTGCCTGA